The Streptomyces sp. NBC_00224 genome has a window encoding:
- a CDS encoding uracil-DNA glycosylase, whose amino-acid sequence MAARPLKEIVEPGWADALEPVAGRIASMGDFLRQEIAQGRTYLPAGQHVLRAFQQPFQDVRVLIVGQDPYPTPGHAVGLSFSVAPEVRPLPGSLENIFREMHTDLALPRPANGDLTPWTQQGVLLLNRALTTAPRKPAAHRGKGWEEVTEQAIRALTARGTPLVSVLWGRDARNLRPLLGELPAIESAHPSPMSADRGFFGSRPFSRANDLLVRQGAQPVDWRLP is encoded by the coding sequence GTGGCAGCACGACCGTTGAAAGAGATCGTCGAGCCCGGGTGGGCGGACGCTCTGGAGCCAGTGGCCGGACGGATCGCCTCGATGGGCGACTTCCTCCGTCAGGAGATCGCGCAGGGGCGCACCTACCTCCCGGCCGGACAGCATGTGCTGCGGGCCTTCCAGCAGCCGTTCCAGGACGTACGGGTCCTGATCGTGGGCCAGGACCCGTATCCGACGCCGGGGCACGCCGTGGGGCTCTCCTTCTCGGTCGCCCCCGAGGTGCGTCCGCTGCCGGGCAGCCTGGAGAACATCTTCCGCGAGATGCACACCGACCTGGCACTGCCCAGGCCCGCCAACGGGGACCTGACGCCCTGGACGCAGCAGGGCGTCCTGCTCCTGAACAGGGCGCTGACCACCGCGCCCCGCAAGCCCGCCGCGCACCGCGGCAAGGGCTGGGAGGAGGTGACCGAGCAGGCCATCCGCGCGCTGACCGCGCGCGGGACCCCGCTGGTCTCGGTGCTGTGGGGGCGCGACGCCCGCAATCTGCGCCCGCTGCTCGGCGAGCTCCCGGCGATCGAGTCCGCGCACCCCTCGCCGATGTCGGCGGACCGGGGCTTCTTCGGGTCGCGGCCGTTCAGCCGCGCCAACGACCTCCTGGTCCGGCAGGGCGCGCAGCCGGTCGACTGGCGCCTGCCGTGA
- a CDS encoding N-acetylglucosamine kinase, whose translation MAPAVTAGGGAWVLGVDSGGSGVRFALGRAEAGAPAEVLASDEPVRTGPAGIDAGHLLGQLVPAALELLDRTGADRVAAVAVGAAGMASLGDDLRAKLPAALAGAFGVRRLALAADAVTAYAGALGQRPGAVVAAGTGMIALGTDLTRWRRADGWGHLLGDCGGGAWIGRAGLEAAMRAHDGRRGGSAALRERAEALFGPAPELPGLLYPRADRPAVLASFAPEVARCAASDPVAASILREAARNIAESAAAVCPDGRGDGLAGSLDVGPADTDSANRTATERASESVSECEVALTGGLFRMGDSLLVPVREELAALLPSARTVPAAGDPLAGALLIASALAREELRLPHDPRMLRVTTEQDT comes from the coding sequence CTGGCGCCTGCCGTGACGGCCGGCGGCGGCGCCTGGGTGCTCGGGGTCGACTCGGGCGGGTCCGGGGTGCGGTTCGCGCTCGGCCGGGCCGAAGCGGGCGCCCCGGCCGAGGTGTTGGCGTCCGACGAGCCTGTACGGACCGGCCCCGCCGGGATCGACGCCGGACACCTGCTCGGCCAACTGGTGCCCGCCGCACTGGAGTTGCTGGACCGGACCGGCGCGGACCGGGTGGCGGCGGTGGCCGTGGGCGCCGCCGGGATGGCCTCGCTCGGCGACGACCTGCGGGCCAAGCTGCCCGCGGCGCTCGCCGGCGCGTTCGGGGTGCGCCGCCTCGCGCTGGCCGCCGACGCCGTGACGGCGTACGCAGGAGCCCTCGGCCAGCGCCCCGGGGCGGTGGTCGCCGCCGGCACCGGAATGATCGCGCTCGGCACGGATCTGACGCGGTGGCGGCGGGCCGACGGCTGGGGCCATCTGCTCGGCGATTGCGGCGGCGGCGCCTGGATCGGCCGCGCGGGGCTGGAAGCGGCGATGCGCGCCCACGACGGCCGACGCGGCGGCTCGGCCGCGCTGCGCGAGCGGGCCGAGGCGCTGTTCGGCCCGGCGCCGGAGCTGCCCGGGCTGCTGTACCCGCGCGCCGACCGGCCCGCGGTGCTGGCGTCGTTCGCGCCCGAGGTGGCGCGCTGCGCCGCGTCCGACCCGGTCGCCGCGTCGATCCTGCGGGAGGCGGCCCGCAACATCGCCGAGTCGGCGGCCGCGGTGTGCCCCGACGGGCGCGGGGACGGCCTCGCGGGGAGCCTCGACGTCGGCCCGGCCGACACCGACAGTGCGAACAGGACGGCCACCGAACGCGCGAGCGAAAGTGTGAGCGAATGCGAAGTGGCGCTCACCGGCGGCCTGTTCCGCATGGGCGATTCACTGCTCGTCCCCGTACGGGAGGAGCTCGCCGCCCTGCTGCCGTCCGCGCGCACGGTCCCCGCGGCGGGAGATCCGCTCGCCGGAGCCCTGCTGATCGCCTCCGCGCTGGCCCGCGAGGAGCTGCGACTGCCGCACGATCCGCGCATGTTGCGGGTCACGACAGAGCAGGACACTTGA
- a CDS encoding ArsR/SmtB family transcription factor has product MSTATSKRELDHPARDEIRLEGVLHALSDPIRLRVVRDLAAADGELSCSYFDLPVTKSTTTHHFRVLRESGVIQQTYRGTAKMNGLRRADLEELFPGLFDRILEAAALQGARLGG; this is encoded by the coding sequence GTGTCCACAGCAACGAGCAAGCGCGAACTCGACCATCCGGCGCGCGACGAGATCCGTCTGGAGGGGGTGCTGCACGCGCTCTCCGACCCGATCCGGCTGCGGGTGGTCCGCGATCTCGCGGCCGCCGACGGCGAGCTCTCCTGCTCGTACTTCGACCTGCCCGTCACCAAGTCCACGACCACGCACCACTTCCGGGTGCTGCGCGAGAGCGGCGTCATCCAGCAGACCTACCGGGGCACCGCCAAGATGAACGGGCTGCGCCGGGCCGACCTGGAGGAGCTCTTCCCGGGGCTGTTCGACCGGATCCTGGAGGCGGCGGCGCTCCAGGGGGCGCGGCTCGGCGGCTGA
- a CDS encoding universal stress protein: protein MDAAPTPRVVVGVSGRLGSLTALHRAAVEARRMDATLCAVLAWVPPGGELGHRESPTLDLLAECRRIAGEQLLNAFDCAFGPSGPGVPLQGLVVRGRPGPALVEAAGRSGDLLVVGAGARGRLHRMMRLSVARYCLTHATCPVLAVPPSPLQRELDAVQRRNSWRLHLDVRELVE from the coding sequence ATGGACGCGGCGCCCACGCCACGGGTCGTCGTCGGGGTCAGTGGCAGGCTGGGCAGCCTGACGGCTCTCCACCGCGCGGCCGTTGAAGCCCGGCGCATGGACGCCACGCTCTGCGCCGTACTGGCCTGGGTTCCACCCGGTGGCGAGCTCGGGCACCGCGAATCGCCCACGCTCGACCTGCTGGCCGAATGCCGGCGGATCGCGGGCGAGCAGCTGCTCAACGCCTTCGACTGCGCCTTCGGGCCGAGCGGGCCCGGGGTGCCGCTTCAGGGTCTTGTCGTACGAGGCAGGCCGGGGCCCGCGCTGGTCGAGGCCGCCGGTCGAAGCGGCGACCTGCTGGTCGTCGGCGCGGGAGCCCGCGGGCGGCTCCATCGGATGATGCGGCTCTCGGTCGCCCGGTACTGCCTGACGCACGCCACCTGTCCGGTGCTGGCCGTTCCGCCCTCACCCCTGCAGCGCGAACTCGACGCCGTGCAGCGCCGCAACTCGTGGCGACTTCACCTGGACGTAAGGGAGTTGGTGGAGTGA
- a CDS encoding phosphatase PAP2 family protein has protein sequence MPIAAPPTRTPALAIGPARAGATLAALSGLLLALVAAGWGPLMTQDRAVADGLHKRAVAEPGLTHVNRVLTDWVWDTWTMRALLAVVVVALFVRGGRPLALWAAATSALGTFVQQSLKAALGRERPSWPDPVDSASYAAFPSGHALTVTVTFGLLLWLTAARGARPAVRRAVAAAGAVSVLGVGFTRVYLGVHWLSDVVGGWLIGAALVALSVAAYGRWGANRPHPADGA, from the coding sequence ATGCCCATCGCAGCCCCGCCGACGCGCACCCCCGCCCTCGCCATCGGTCCGGCCCGCGCGGGTGCGACCCTGGCGGCCCTCTCCGGCCTCCTGCTGGCCCTTGTGGCGGCCGGGTGGGGGCCACTGATGACCCAGGACCGCGCGGTCGCCGACGGGCTCCACAAGAGGGCCGTGGCCGAGCCGGGGCTCACCCACGTCAACCGGGTGCTCACCGACTGGGTCTGGGACACCTGGACGATGCGCGCCCTGCTGGCCGTGGTGGTCGTCGCCCTCTTCGTACGCGGCGGACGGCCCCTCGCGCTGTGGGCGGCCGCGACGAGCGCGCTGGGCACGTTCGTCCAGCAGAGCCTGAAGGCGGCGCTCGGGCGGGAGCGGCCCAGTTGGCCGGATCCGGTCGATTCCGCGTCGTACGCGGCCTTCCCGTCGGGCCACGCGCTCACCGTGACGGTGACATTCGGCCTCCTGCTGTGGCTGACGGCTGCCCGGGGCGCCCGCCCCGCGGTGCGCCGGGCGGTGGCCGCGGCCGGCGCCGTCTCGGTGCTCGGGGTGGGCTTCACCCGCGTCTATCTCGGCGTCCACTGGCTCTCGGACGTGGTCGGCGGCTGGCTGATCGGCGCGGCTCTGGTGGCCCTGTCGGTGGCGGCGTACGGGAGATGGGGCGCGAACCGGCCGCATCCGGCCGACGGAGCTTGA
- a CDS encoding FAD-dependent oxidoreductase yields MLRIAVVGSGPSGVYTAQSLVTQSAVPGLRVDVLDRLPCPYGLVRYGVAPDHEKIKSLQNNLRTVLEDERINFLGHVEIGPGGVSPERLLRLYHAVVYCVGASADRRLGIPGEDLPGSCSATDFVSWYSAHPDAGANGFSLEWLTARSAVVIGAGNVAVDVARILSRGADELRPTDVPHAALGALAASRVREVHMVARRGPSQAKFTTKELRELGSLPGAEAGVDAAELALDPACSDPSALPSAVRRNVEVLRGWAAADREPRGVERTLRLRFFLRPVEILERDGRVGGVRFEHTAPDGAGAVRGTGTYEEIEAQLVLRAVGYLGVPLAGLPFDPATGTVPHAAGRVLRDGVPSPGEYVAGWIKRGPTGVIGTNRPCAKETVTSLLEDTEALSRRPVEGEPVDAMRESGLRPVQWRGWLDIERAEAELGRSLGRGPVKIADWDGLLTAALGTREG; encoded by the coding sequence GTGCTGCGCATCGCCGTCGTCGGTTCCGGGCCGAGCGGGGTCTACACCGCCCAGTCCCTGGTCACCCAGAGTGCGGTACCGGGGCTGCGGGTCGACGTCCTGGACCGGCTGCCCTGCCCGTACGGACTGGTGCGCTACGGGGTGGCGCCCGACCACGAGAAGATCAAGTCGCTCCAGAACAACCTGCGGACCGTCCTGGAGGACGAGCGGATCAACTTCCTCGGGCACGTCGAGATCGGGCCCGGGGGCGTGTCGCCGGAACGCCTGCTGCGGCTCTACCACGCGGTGGTGTACTGCGTGGGCGCGTCCGCCGACCGCCGGCTCGGCATTCCCGGCGAGGACCTGCCGGGCAGCTGCTCGGCCACCGACTTCGTCTCCTGGTACAGCGCCCACCCCGACGCCGGAGCGAACGGCTTCTCGCTCGAATGGCTCACCGCCCGCTCGGCCGTGGTCATCGGCGCGGGCAACGTGGCGGTCGACGTGGCCCGCATCCTGTCGCGCGGGGCCGACGAGCTGCGCCCCACCGACGTGCCGCACGCGGCGCTGGGCGCGCTGGCCGCGAGCCGGGTGCGCGAGGTGCACATGGTCGCCCGGCGCGGCCCCTCGCAGGCGAAGTTCACCACGAAGGAGCTGCGCGAGCTGGGCTCGCTGCCGGGCGCCGAGGCGGGGGTGGACGCCGCCGAACTGGCCCTGGATCCGGCCTGCTCGGACCCGTCCGCGCTGCCCTCCGCCGTCCGCCGCAACGTCGAGGTGCTGCGCGGCTGGGCGGCGGCGGACCGCGAGCCGCGCGGGGTGGAGCGCACCCTGCGGCTGCGGTTCTTCCTGCGTCCGGTGGAGATCCTGGAGCGGGACGGGCGGGTGGGCGGGGTCCGGTTCGAGCACACGGCCCCGGACGGGGCCGGGGCCGTGCGCGGCACCGGCACGTACGAGGAGATCGAGGCCCAGCTCGTGCTGCGGGCGGTCGGCTATCTGGGCGTGCCGCTGGCGGGCCTGCCGTTCGACCCGGCGACGGGGACGGTCCCGCACGCGGCCGGACGCGTCCTGCGCGACGGCGTGCCGTCGCCCGGCGAGTACGTGGCGGGGTGGATCAAGCGCGGCCCGACGGGTGTCATCGGCACCAACCGCCCGTGCGCCAAGGAGACGGTGACCTCGCTCCTGGAGGACACCGAAGCCCTCTCGCGGCGGCCCGTCGAGGGCGAACCCGTGGACGCCATGCGGGAGTCGGGGCTGCGGCCGGTCCAGTGGCGGGGCTGGCTGGACATCGAGCGGGCGGAGGCGGAGCTCGGGCGCTCGCTGGGCCGGGGCCCGGTGAAGATCGCCGACTGGGACGGGCTGCTGACGGCGGCGCTGGGCACGCGCGAGGGCTGA
- a CDS encoding lactonase family protein, which translates to MAESSAGRAFIGSFTTAGGRGVTVAAVDALTGALTPLGATDTLPDPSFLALSADATVLYAVGESEHGTAAAFDVTGDTPVLLGEPVPVDGAAPTHLALAAGHLVTANYTSGSVTTLPLLPDGRPGPAAYVLKHHGSGPHPKRQSGPHAHQVLPDPSGRWLLSVDLGTDSVRVCVLDPATGVLRPHSETALRPGTGPRHLAFHPDGRHAYVLNELEPTLVVCRWDAAAGTLEPLGETRVIHDGVTTETFPSEVVVARDGRFLWVANRGHDSIATLALDPDGEHAVLVATVDCGGRWPRHLTLGPSGRRLYAANERSGDVTWFDLYEESGIPRRAGSVPAPAASCVVFG; encoded by the coding sequence GTGGCCGAGAGCAGCGCCGGGCGGGCATTCATCGGGTCGTTCACCACGGCGGGCGGGAGGGGCGTGACCGTCGCCGCCGTGGACGCGCTGACCGGCGCGCTCACCCCGCTCGGCGCCACCGACACCCTCCCCGATCCCTCGTTCCTGGCCCTGTCGGCCGACGCCACCGTGCTGTACGCGGTCGGCGAGAGCGAGCACGGCACGGCCGCCGCCTTCGACGTCACCGGCGACACCCCGGTCCTCCTCGGCGAGCCGGTGCCGGTGGACGGCGCCGCCCCGACCCACCTCGCGCTCGCCGCCGGCCACCTGGTGACCGCCAACTACACGTCGGGCAGCGTCACCACGCTCCCGCTGCTCCCCGACGGGCGCCCGGGCCCCGCCGCGTACGTCCTCAAGCACCATGGCTCCGGCCCGCACCCCAAGCGCCAGAGCGGCCCGCACGCCCACCAGGTGCTGCCCGATCCGAGCGGGCGCTGGCTGCTCAGTGTCGACCTCGGCACCGACTCCGTACGCGTCTGCGTGCTCGACCCGGCGACCGGCGTCCTGCGCCCGCACAGTGAGACCGCGCTGCGCCCCGGCACCGGCCCCCGCCATCTGGCCTTCCACCCCGACGGCCGCCACGCGTACGTCCTGAACGAGCTGGAGCCCACGCTCGTCGTCTGCCGCTGGGACGCCGCCGCGGGCACCCTGGAGCCGCTGGGGGAGACCCGGGTGATCCACGACGGCGTGACGACCGAGACGTTCCCCTCCGAGGTCGTCGTCGCGCGCGACGGACGGTTCCTCTGGGTCGCCAACCGGGGCCACGACTCGATCGCGACCCTCGCGCTCGACCCCGACGGCGAGCACGCCGTCCTGGTGGCCACCGTGGACTGCGGTGGGCGCTGGCCGCGCCATCTGACCCTCGGCCCCTCGGGCCGCCGCCTCTACGCGGCCAACGAGCGCTCCGGCGACGTCACCTGGTTCGACCTCTACGAGGAGAGCGGCATCCCGCGCCGGGCCGGCTCCGTACCCGCCCCCGCGGCCTCGTGCGTCGTCTTCGGCTGA
- a CDS encoding sirohydrochlorin chelatase — MSSPTGPASGLPVRMPRPRQPGRHRRPEPVVAPEGAPALVLAVPGTPSAAVRALAEEVISIARSELPGLDARIGYLDADAASVEFPPLDAVLAHTAAERTARYEQARAAGQDVAAPDGPVAVVVPLLAGPDSALIRRVRQAVMDSRAAAELTDVLGPHPLLAEALHVRLSEAGLARADRARLFTVATAADGIILATVGGEEAVQAAGITGMLLAARLAVPVMAAALDQEGSIAAMAEQLRGSGSVQLAVAPYLIGPEVADGLLDAATKEAGCLAAEPLGAYPAIGKLVLSQYAAALGITPQPQGSPVH, encoded by the coding sequence ATGAGCTCCCCCACTGGGCCCGCATCCGGCCTGCCTGTACGAATGCCGCGACCCCGCCAGCCAGGGCGGCACCGCCGCCCGGAGCCGGTGGTCGCTCCCGAGGGTGCGCCCGCGCTCGTCCTCGCCGTTCCCGGTACTCCTTCCGCCGCCGTGCGCGCCCTGGCGGAGGAAGTCATCAGCATCGCGCGCTCCGAGCTGCCCGGCCTCGACGCCCGGATCGGCTACCTGGACGCCGACGCCGCGTCCGTGGAGTTCCCCCCGCTGGACGCCGTGCTCGCGCACACCGCCGCCGAGCGCACCGCCCGCTACGAGCAGGCCCGTGCCGCCGGCCAGGACGTGGCCGCCCCCGACGGCCCCGTCGCCGTCGTCGTGCCGCTGCTCGCGGGCCCCGACAGCGCCCTGATCCGCCGGGTCCGCCAGGCCGTCATGGACAGCCGCGCCGCCGCCGAGCTGACCGACGTCCTCGGCCCGCACCCGCTGCTCGCCGAGGCCCTGCACGTGCGCCTCTCCGAGGCCGGTCTGGCCCGCGCCGACCGCGCCCGGCTGTTCACGGTCGCCACCGCCGCCGACGGCATCATCCTGGCGACGGTCGGCGGCGAGGAGGCCGTGCAGGCCGCCGGGATCACCGGCATGCTGCTGGCCGCCCGCCTCGCCGTGCCCGTGATGGCCGCCGCGCTCGACCAGGAGGGCTCGATCGCCGCCATGGCCGAGCAGCTGCGCGGCTCCGGCTCGGTGCAGCTCGCGGTCGCCCCGTACCTGATCGGCCCCGAGGTCGCGGACGGGCTGCTCGACGCCGCCACCAAGGAGGCCGGCTGCCTGGCCGCCGAGCCGCTGGGCGCCTACCCGGCGATCGGCAAGCTCGTGCTGTCGCAGTACGCGGCCGCGCTGGGCATCACGCCGCAGCCGCAGGGCTCCCCCGTGCACTGA
- a CDS encoding WD40/YVTN/BNR-like repeat-containing protein, whose amino-acid sequence MTDVLLTVGTRKGLFIGRRHGGDWLFGGPHFNAQAVYSIAIDTRRAVPRLLVGGDSAHWGPSVFRSDDLGETWVEPPQPAVKFPEFTGRSLERVWQLHPAGPEAPDVVYAGTEPAALFRSEDGGESFALVRPLWEHPTRSQWVPGGGGEGLHTIVTDPRDARAVTVAVSTAGVFRTRDGGESWAPANKGVSAVFLPDQHPEFGQCVHKIAQDAADPDRLFLQNHWGVYRSDDGGERWQDIGEGLPSTFGFAAATHPRRPDTAYVFPITADSDRVPAENRCRVFRTEDGGRTWEPLSAGLPSEAHYGTVLRDALCTDDADPAGVYFGNRNGEVYASADDGDTWRLLASHLPDVLCVRAAVIRQ is encoded by the coding sequence ATGACCGACGTACTGCTCACTGTGGGGACGCGCAAGGGACTGTTCATCGGCCGCAGGCACGGCGGCGACTGGCTGTTCGGCGGGCCGCACTTCAATGCCCAGGCGGTCTACTCGATCGCGATCGACACCCGGCGCGCGGTTCCCCGGCTGCTCGTCGGCGGGGACAGCGCGCACTGGGGCCCCTCCGTCTTCCGCTCGGACGACCTGGGCGAGACCTGGGTGGAGCCACCCCAACCAGCCGTGAAGTTCCCCGAGTTCACCGGCAGGTCGCTGGAGCGGGTGTGGCAGCTGCATCCGGCGGGCCCGGAGGCGCCCGATGTGGTCTACGCGGGGACGGAACCGGCCGCGCTCTTCCGCTCCGAGGACGGCGGCGAGAGCTTCGCCCTGGTCCGCCCGCTGTGGGAGCACCCGACGCGCTCGCAGTGGGTTCCGGGAGGCGGCGGTGAGGGTCTGCACACCATCGTCACCGACCCCCGGGACGCCCGGGCGGTGACCGTCGCCGTGTCCACGGCCGGGGTCTTCCGCACCCGGGACGGCGGCGAGAGCTGGGCGCCCGCCAACAAGGGCGTGTCGGCGGTCTTCCTGCCCGACCAGCACCCCGAGTTCGGCCAGTGCGTGCACAAGATCGCACAGGACGCGGCCGACCCGGACCGGCTGTTCCTGCAGAACCACTGGGGCGTCTACCGCAGCGACGACGGCGGCGAGCGGTGGCAGGACATCGGCGAGGGCCTGCCGTCCACGTTCGGATTCGCCGCCGCGACCCACCCCCGCCGCCCGGACACCGCCTACGTCTTCCCGATCACGGCCGACTCGGACCGGGTCCCGGCCGAGAACAGGTGCCGGGTCTTCCGGACCGAGGACGGCGGCCGCACCTGGGAGCCGCTGTCGGCCGGACTGCCTTCGGAGGCGCACTACGGCACGGTGCTGCGCGACGCCCTGTGCACCGACGACGCCGACCCGGCCGGGGTGTACTTCGGAAACCGCAACGGCGAGGTGTACGCGAGCGCGGACGACGGGGACACCTGGCGCCTGCTCGCCTCGCACCTGCCCGACGTCCTCTGCGTACGGGCGGCGGTGATCCGCCAGTAG
- a CDS encoding M56 family metallopeptidase, producing MMVSLALLALGVVSAVVAPRLFARAHWAEREPVVALWVWQCVVAAVLLCFALAMVFSAAAAWQTVRGQVFATAPRAVVDAYALGPYGPWSAALAVLLFCGGAWTAAMLTREIRNARAGRRARRSELLVRAPLLPGEEPGGAPLVVLEAQRPDAWWLPGPSPQLVITTAALRRLKGRQLDAVLAHEQGHARARHHWLLNCSAALANGFPKIPVFAAFRDEMHRLVELAADDVASRRYGRLTIALALVELNEDRGLFGPCPAPHGEVPQRVKRLLAASPRLTAGHRLRLTAAAALVPVVPLLVAFVPGLRALG from the coding sequence ATGATGGTCTCCCTCGCGTTGCTGGCGCTCGGCGTCGTGTCCGCCGTGGTGGCCCCGCGGCTGTTCGCGCGCGCCCACTGGGCCGAGCGCGAGCCGGTGGTGGCGCTGTGGGTCTGGCAGTGCGTGGTGGCCGCGGTCCTGCTGTGCTTCGCGCTCGCGATGGTCTTCAGCGCGGCGGCGGCCTGGCAGACGGTACGGGGGCAGGTGTTCGCGACCGCCCCGCGCGCGGTGGTCGACGCGTACGCGCTGGGCCCGTACGGCCCGTGGTCGGCGGCGCTCGCGGTCCTGCTCTTCTGCGGCGGCGCCTGGACGGCCGCGATGCTCACCCGGGAGATCCGCAATGCGCGGGCGGGGCGCCGGGCACGGCGTTCGGAACTGCTGGTGCGCGCGCCGCTGCTGCCCGGCGAGGAGCCCGGCGGGGCGCCGCTGGTGGTCCTGGAGGCCCAGCGCCCGGACGCCTGGTGGCTGCCGGGCCCCAGCCCCCAACTGGTCATCACCACCGCGGCACTTCGGCGCCTGAAGGGCCGTCAGCTCGACGCCGTGCTCGCCCATGAGCAGGGCCACGCGCGCGCCCGCCACCACTGGCTGCTGAACTGCTCGGCCGCGCTGGCCAACGGCTTCCCGAAGATCCCGGTGTTCGCGGCCTTCCGGGACGAGATGCACCGGCTGGTCGAGCTGGCCGCGGACGACGTCGCCTCGCGGCGGTACGGGCGGCTGACGATCGCGCTCGCCCTGGTCGAACTCAACGAGGACCGGGGCCTGTTCGGCCCCTGCCCGGCCCCGCACGGCGAGGTCCCGCAGCGGGTGAAGCGCCTCCTCGCCGCCTCGCCCCGGCTCACCGCGGGCCACCGGCTCCGGCTGACGGCGGCGGCCGCCCTGGTCCCGGTCGTACCCCTCCTGGTGGCTTTCGTGCCGGGTCTGCGCGCCCTGGGCTAG
- a CDS encoding TetR/AcrR family transcriptional regulator, with product MSPRSASVNEELRRRSRERLLQATVELVAERGYEATTLGDIADRAGSARGLVSYYFPGKRQLLQSAVHRVMHLTLEAGLEQEPRTDDGRERLARAIDAILGLTKVHPVLMRAHMAGILQAEGFVQCPEQQRLSWLLRDTMERYGSTDVDADYPMLRALLMGAVFAALLPGAPMEVPRLRAELFQRFGLDWELGNPPPQGKPLAVP from the coding sequence ATGTCCCCGCGCAGCGCATCGGTCAATGAAGAGTTGCGCCGACGTTCCCGTGAACGGCTGCTCCAGGCGACAGTCGAACTGGTGGCGGAGCGCGGCTACGAGGCGACCACCCTCGGCGACATCGCCGACCGGGCCGGTTCGGCGCGCGGTCTGGTCTCGTACTACTTCCCCGGCAAGCGCCAGCTGCTCCAGTCCGCCGTCCACCGGGTCATGCACCTGACCCTGGAGGCGGGCCTGGAGCAGGAGCCGCGGACCGACGACGGCCGGGAGCGGCTCGCCCGCGCCATCGACGCCATACTGGGCCTCACCAAGGTCCACCCCGTACTGATGCGCGCCCACATGGCCGGGATCCTCCAGGCCGAGGGGTTCGTGCAGTGCCCCGAGCAGCAGCGCCTGTCCTGGCTGCTGCGGGACACCATGGAGCGGTACGGCTCGACGGACGTGGACGCCGACTACCCGATGCTGCGCGCGCTCCTGATGGGCGCGGTCTTCGCGGCGCTGCTGCCCGGCGCGCCCATGGAGGTGCCCAGACTGCGCGCCGAGCTGTTCCAGCGGTTCGGGCTCGACTGGGAGCTGGGCAATCCGCCGCCGCAGGGGAAACCCCTCGCCGTCCCCTGA
- a CDS encoding NADH:flavin oxidoreductase/NADH oxidase, with the protein MESAVSVASALFEPYTLRSLTIPNRVWMAPMCQYSAEVFGPNAGVANDWHFAHYAARAAGGTGLILVEATAVAPEGRISPADLGIWNDTQVEAFRRITRFLEARGTVPGIQIAHAGRKASTDRPWQGGAPLAPGTEEGWQPVGPSPVPFSERHTVPTELTVDQIKEIVGQFADAARRARDAGFKVVEIHGAHGYLIGEFLSPHSNKRTDAYGGSFENRTRFALEVTDAVRAVWPEELPLFFRISATDWLDEGGWTADDTVRLAGLLKEHGVDLLDVSSGGNVSGIRIPTGPGYQAPFAARVKKETPLPVAAVGLITEPAQAEKILANGEADAILLGRELLRDPSWARRAAGELGGEVRVPDQYGWAI; encoded by the coding sequence ATGGAGTCTGCCGTGTCTGTTGCGAGTGCCCTGTTCGAGCCCTACACCCTGCGGTCGCTGACCATCCCGAACCGGGTCTGGATGGCGCCCATGTGCCAGTACAGCGCCGAGGTGTTCGGCCCGAACGCGGGCGTGGCGAACGACTGGCACTTCGCCCACTACGCGGCCCGCGCGGCTGGCGGCACGGGCCTGATCCTCGTCGAGGCCACCGCGGTGGCCCCCGAGGGCCGGATCTCCCCGGCCGACCTCGGCATCTGGAACGACACCCAGGTCGAGGCGTTCCGCCGGATCACCCGCTTCCTGGAGGCGCGGGGCACGGTGCCCGGAATCCAGATAGCCCATGCCGGGCGCAAGGCCTCGACCGACCGCCCCTGGCAGGGCGGCGCGCCGCTCGCCCCGGGGACCGAGGAGGGCTGGCAGCCGGTGGGGCCGAGCCCGGTGCCGTTCAGCGAGCGGCACACCGTACCGACCGAGCTGACGGTCGATCAGATCAAGGAGATCGTCGGGCAATTCGCCGACGCGGCCCGGCGCGCGCGGGACGCCGGGTTCAAGGTCGTCGAGATCCACGGCGCCCACGGCTATCTGATCGGCGAGTTCCTGTCCCCGCACTCCAACAAGCGCACCGACGCGTACGGCGGCTCGTTCGAGAACCGCACCCGGTTCGCGCTCGAAGTCACCGACGCCGTACGGGCGGTGTGGCCCGAGGAGCTGCCGCTGTTCTTCCGGATCTCGGCCACCGACTGGCTGGACGAGGGCGGCTGGACCGCCGACGACACCGTCCGCCTCGCCGGACTGCTCAAGGAGCACGGCGTGGACCTCCTCGACGTGTCGAGCGGCGGCAACGTCTCGGGCATCCGCATTCCGACGGGGCCCGGCTACCAGGCTCCCTTCGCGGCCCGGGTCAAGAAGGAGACCCCGCTGCCCGTCGCCGCCGTCGGTCTGATCACCGAGCCCGCCCAGGCCGAGAAGATCCTGGCCAACGGCGAGGCGGACGCGATCCTGCTCGGCCGGGAGCTGCTGCGCGACCCGTCCTGGGCCCGTCGGGCGGCCGGCGAGCTGGGCGGCGAGGTGCGGGTGCCGGACCAGTACGGCTGGGCGATCTGA